A portion of the Cryptomeria japonica chromosome 5, Sugi_1.0, whole genome shotgun sequence genome contains these proteins:
- the LOC131058113 gene encoding peroxidase 12-like, translating to MAKVPVLCFFFALSLSFAAAVAENDLYTNEDLTLANGLSWSFYESTCPKLESIVKKRIKFHLKKDITQAAGLLRLHFHDCFVQGCDASVLLDGSASGPSEQDATPNLTLRQKAFEIINDIKEHVDKACDVVVSCADVTALAARDSVAETGGPKYNVPLGRRDSLKFASRAATLANLPAPTSNASALIDALAAKGLDATDLVALSGGHTIGRGHCASFEERLYPTQDSTLARVFARNLKATCPTTNVTNTTVLDIRSPNLFDNMYYVNLRNREGLFTSDQDLYTDSRTQQIVTDFALDQDLFFEKFALAMAKMGQLSVVTGTKGEIRTNCSARNPTPSISTMVEDDAYSAELK from the exons ATGGCGAAAGTTCCTGTGCTCTGTTTCTTTTTCGCTCTCTCCCTTTCGTTTGCTGCCGCTGTAGCAGAGAATGACCTGTATACAAATGAAGACCTTACTCTTGCAAATGGGCTTTCATGGAGCTTTTATGAGAGCACCTGTCCCAAACTGGAATCCATTGTAAAGAAACGCATCAAGTTTCATCTAAAGAAGGATATTACTCAGGCCGCCGGGTTGCTGCGCCTTCACTTTCATGACTGTTTTGTTCAG GGCTGTGATGCTTCTGTTCTGTTGGATGGATCTGCAAGCGGGCCGAGTGAGCAAGACGCCACTCCAAATTTAACGCTGCGGCAAAAAGCTTTTGAAATAATAAATGATATCAAAGAACATGTGGACAAGGCCTGCGATGTCGTCGTGTCCTGCGCAGATGTTACTGCTCTGGCGGCTCGGGATTCAGTCGCAGAG acTGGAGGGCCAAAATACAATGTGCCTCTAGGGCGGAGGGACAGCTTAAAGTTTGCCAGTCGAGCTGCGACACTTGCAAACCTTCCAGCCCCAACTTCCAATGCCTCAGCCCTCATTGATGCTCTTGCTGCTAAAGGCCTTGATGCTACAGACCTTGTGGCTCTTTCAG GTGGGCACACCATAGGAAGAGGGCATTGTGCATCATTTGAAGAGCGACTATACCCCACACAAGATAGCACTCTTGCCAGGGTCTTTGCTAGAAACTTGAAAGCCACTTGTCCAACCACAAATGTCACCAATACTACTGTATTAGACATTCGCTCGCCCAATTTATTCGACAATATGTATTATGTGAATCTCAGGAATCGAGAGGGGCTCTTCACGTCAGATCAGGATCTTTACACAGACTCCCGCACCCAACAGATCGTCACAGACTTTGCCCTTGACCAAGATCTCTTCTTTGAGAAATTTGCTTTGGCCATGGCAAAAATGGGTCAGCTAAGTGTAGTGACAGGTACTAAAGGAGAAATTAGAACCAACTGCTCTGCACGCAATCCAACTCCTTCCATCAGCACCATGGTGGAAGATGATGCCTATTCCGCAGAGCTTAAATGA